The following proteins come from a genomic window of Blastococcus sp. HT6-30:
- a CDS encoding DegV family protein, producing the protein MRVAVLTDSTAYLPRELAAEYGVHVVPLYVVLAGRSGREGEDISSEDVAKALSSRGQRVSTSRPTPGDFVAAYRGALEAGADRLVSVHLSAELSGTWDAARVAASQVGEHIVSVVDSRSAAMGTGFAVLEAARAAAGGADRDEVDRIAREAAARTRTLFVVDTLEHLRRGGRIGSAAAVLGSALAVKPVLHVVDGRVVPLEKVRTSARALGRLVQHVVDHAGEREVSLAVHHLAAADRADRLVTELRERVPRLRELYVSELGAAIGAHVGPGALGVVISAGPDAPEEPAAVPEGDDDRTG; encoded by the coding sequence GTGCGCGTCGCCGTCCTCACCGATTCGACGGCCTACCTGCCCCGCGAGCTCGCCGCCGAGTACGGCGTCCACGTGGTGCCGTTGTACGTGGTGCTGGCCGGCCGGTCCGGGCGCGAGGGCGAGGACATCAGCTCCGAGGACGTGGCCAAGGCGTTGTCGTCGCGGGGGCAGCGGGTCTCCACCTCCCGCCCCACACCGGGCGACTTCGTCGCCGCCTACCGGGGGGCTCTCGAGGCCGGCGCCGACCGGCTGGTGTCGGTGCACCTGTCCGCGGAGCTCTCCGGCACCTGGGACGCCGCCCGGGTCGCCGCGTCGCAGGTGGGCGAGCACATCGTCTCGGTCGTCGACTCCCGCTCCGCGGCGATGGGCACGGGTTTCGCCGTCCTCGAGGCGGCCCGGGCGGCCGCCGGGGGAGCGGACCGCGACGAGGTGGACCGGATCGCCCGGGAGGCCGCGGCGCGCACCCGCACGCTGTTCGTCGTGGACACCCTGGAGCACCTGCGGCGGGGCGGGCGGATCGGCTCCGCGGCCGCCGTGCTGGGCTCGGCGCTCGCGGTCAAGCCGGTGCTGCACGTCGTGGACGGGCGCGTGGTGCCGCTGGAGAAGGTGCGCACCTCGGCCCGTGCGCTGGGCCGGCTGGTGCAGCACGTCGTCGACCACGCCGGGGAGCGCGAGGTCTCCCTCGCCGTGCACCACCTCGCCGCCGCGGACCGGGCGGACCGGCTGGTGACCGAGCTGCGCGAGCGGGTGCCACGCCTGCGGGAGCTGTACGTGAGCGAGCTGGGCGCGGCGATCGGGGCGCACGTCGGCCCGGGGGCGCTCGGTGTCGTGATCTCCGCCGGCCCCGACGCGCCCGAGGAGCCGGCGGCCGTTCCGGAGGGGGACGACGACCGGACGGGCTGA
- the rsfS gene encoding ribosome silencing factor translates to MTASPEARETALLAAQAAADKLAVDVSIVDVSERLAITDAFVLASAPNERQVQAIVDEVEERLREHGVKPVRREGVAEARWVLLDFVDVVVHVQHAEERAYYALERLWKDCPTIPFTDAAVPVPGGSPGAGAPSVAETAGQ, encoded by the coding sequence ATGACCGCCTCGCCCGAGGCCCGGGAGACCGCTCTGCTGGCCGCCCAGGCGGCTGCGGACAAGCTGGCCGTCGACGTGTCCATCGTCGACGTCAGCGAGCGGCTCGCCATCACCGACGCGTTCGTCCTCGCGTCCGCTCCCAACGAGCGCCAGGTCCAGGCCATCGTCGACGAGGTCGAGGAGCGCCTCCGCGAGCACGGCGTGAAGCCGGTGCGCCGCGAGGGCGTCGCAGAGGCCCGCTGGGTCCTGCTCGACTTCGTCGACGTCGTGGTGCACGTCCAGCACGCCGAGGAACGGGCCTACTACGCCCTCGAGCGGCTCTGGAAGGACTGCCCGACCATCCCCTTCACCGACGCGGCCGTGCCCGTCCCCGGGGGTTCTCCCGGGGCGGGCGCGCCGTCCGTCGCGGAGACGGCCGGTCAGTGA
- a CDS encoding glutamate-5-semialdehyde dehydrogenase, with protein MSDVSGLPLIGAAALRAKAASRVLRTLPTDTKDAALAALADALVERTEEILAANVGDVAAARADGTPEAILDRLRLDAARVAGVADALRQLVALPDPVGDVVRGSRLPNGLELKQVRVPLGVVGIVYEARPNVTVDAAGLCLKSGNAALLRGSASAYRTNTALIAVLTEAGEKAGLPAGFVELLPADRASVGELLSARGHVDVVIPRGGASLIQRVVRESRVPVIETGEGNCHVYVDASADAAVAEAVVLNSKTHRVSVCNSAETLLVHRDVPFLPRLLAALARAGVTLHGDQETVSAAARSGVEAVVPATDEDWATEYLSMDMAVRIVDDLPQALEHIARWSTGHTEAIVADSARAIADFTAGVDAAAVLVNASTRFTDGGEFGFGAEIGISTQKLHARGPLGLPELTSTTYVVTGSGHTR; from the coding sequence GTGTCCGACGTCTCCGGCCTGCCGCTGATCGGTGCCGCCGCGCTGCGCGCGAAGGCCGCCTCGCGGGTGCTGCGCACCCTGCCGACCGACACCAAGGACGCCGCGCTGGCCGCGCTGGCCGACGCGCTGGTGGAACGGACCGAGGAGATCCTGGCCGCGAACGTCGGCGACGTCGCCGCCGCGCGGGCCGATGGCACCCCGGAGGCGATCCTCGACCGGCTGCGCCTGGACGCCGCCCGGGTGGCCGGCGTGGCCGATGCGCTCCGCCAGCTGGTCGCGCTGCCCGACCCGGTGGGTGACGTCGTCCGCGGCTCGCGGTTGCCCAACGGCCTGGAGCTGAAGCAGGTACGCGTGCCCCTCGGCGTCGTCGGCATCGTCTACGAGGCCCGGCCCAACGTCACCGTCGACGCGGCGGGGCTCTGCCTCAAGAGCGGCAACGCGGCGCTGCTGCGCGGCTCCGCGTCGGCCTACCGGACCAACACCGCGCTGATCGCCGTCCTCACCGAGGCCGGGGAGAAGGCCGGGCTGCCCGCCGGGTTCGTCGAGCTGCTCCCGGCCGACCGCGCGTCGGTGGGGGAGCTGCTGAGCGCCCGCGGGCACGTCGACGTGGTGATCCCGCGCGGCGGCGCCTCGCTCATCCAGCGGGTCGTGCGCGAGTCCCGCGTCCCGGTCATCGAGACCGGCGAGGGCAACTGTCACGTCTACGTCGACGCCTCCGCGGACGCAGCCGTAGCCGAGGCGGTCGTGCTCAACTCCAAGACCCACCGGGTGAGCGTCTGCAACTCCGCCGAGACGCTGCTGGTCCACCGCGACGTCCCGTTCCTGCCGCGGCTGCTGGCGGCGCTGGCCCGCGCCGGCGTCACCCTGCACGGGGACCAGGAGACGGTCAGCGCCGCCGCGCGGTCCGGTGTCGAGGCCGTCGTGCCGGCCACGGACGAGGACTGGGCGACCGAGTACCTGTCGATGGACATGGCCGTCCGGATCGTCGACGACCTGCCGCAGGCCCTCGAGCACATCGCGCGGTGGAGCACCGGCCACACCGAGGCGATCGTGGCCGACTCGGCCCGCGCCATCGCCGACTTCACCGCCGGGGTGGACGCCGCCGCGGTGCTGGTCAACGCCTCCACCCGGTTCACCGACGGCGGCGAGTTCGGCTTCGGCGCCGAGATCGGCATCTCCACCCAGAAGCTGCACGCCCGGGGCCCGCTCGGCCTGCCGGAGCTGACCTCCACCACCTACGTCGTCACGGGGTCCGGCCACACGCGCTGA
- the nadD gene encoding nicotinate-nucleotide adenylyltransferase, protein MAGRRVGVMGGTFDPIHHGHLVAASEVAGLFGLDEVVFVPTGEPWQKSDQAVSPAEDRYLMTVIATASNPRFSVSRVDIDRGGPTYTFDTLTDLQAQRPGAELFFITGADALAQIMTWRDGARCFELAHFIGVTRPGYTLADSHLPEGGVSLVEIPALAISSSDCRARVGRGMPVWYLVPDGVVQYIEKRGLYRDARRPATGEGGDGRPTGDRPTYDRPPPAGTGNTSPLDGAPTDSTTSHLQEVPR, encoded by the coding sequence GTGGCGGGACGACGAGTCGGCGTGATGGGTGGGACCTTCGACCCGATCCACCACGGTCACCTGGTCGCCGCCAGCGAGGTCGCGGGGCTGTTCGGGCTCGACGAGGTCGTGTTCGTGCCGACCGGCGAGCCGTGGCAGAAGAGCGACCAGGCGGTCAGCCCGGCGGAGGACCGGTACCTGATGACGGTCATCGCGACGGCGTCGAACCCGCGGTTCTCCGTGAGCCGGGTGGACATCGACCGGGGTGGCCCCACCTACACCTTCGACACCCTCACCGACCTGCAGGCCCAGCGGCCCGGGGCGGAGCTGTTCTTCATCACCGGCGCCGACGCACTGGCCCAGATCATGACCTGGCGCGACGGCGCGCGGTGCTTCGAGCTGGCGCACTTCATCGGCGTGACCCGCCCGGGGTACACGCTGGCCGACTCGCACCTGCCCGAGGGCGGGGTGAGCCTGGTCGAGATCCCGGCGCTGGCCATCAGCTCGAGCGACTGCCGGGCGCGGGTGGGCCGGGGGATGCCGGTCTGGTACCTCGTGCCCGACGGCGTCGTGCAGTACATCGAGAAGCGCGGTCTCTACCGGGACGCGCGACGTCCCGCCACGGGGGAGGGCGGCGACGGCCGGCCCACCGGCGACCGCCCGACCTACGACCGCCCACCTCCCGCCGGGACGGGGAACACCTCACCCCTCGACGGCGCTCCTACCGACTCCACGACTTCCCACCTCCAGGAGGTGCCCCGATGA
- a CDS encoding VWA domain-containing protein, producing the protein MDAAPQGTRTRSGGLAGHLDGFVRAVREAGIPVGISQAVDAAEILTVVDLLDREQLRHGLAAVLLQRAAQRDAYDVLFDLWWPLGDRPVPAPGDGDGPGEPGQSTLDVPDNAALAAQLRAELLELLQDGDPEALRRFARDAVDQLGQGQPTPSGQSYFSYRVMRALSPDTLVAQLLAGLLGDAGRGGLAEQVARQTVRDRLAAFRAAVEADVRRRTAVEKGRDRVAKNAVRPLADQVDFLRAQAADLAELRRAVAPLARRLAVRLSARRRLGRQGRLDFRKTVRASLGTGGVPVVTHHRPRKVHKPELVVLCDVSGSVAGFSHFTLMLTQALREHFTGVRAFAFVDSTDEVTRFFRPGVDVADAIGRIGREAQVVGFDGHSDYGTAFEVFADRWASAVGPKTSLLVLGDGRTNYRPPGIPVLAGLVSTARSAHWLNPEPQRLWGSGDSAADLYGEVIDMVECRNAAQLADFVTTL; encoded by the coding sequence ATGGACGCTGCTCCGCAGGGGACCCGGACGCGGTCCGGCGGGCTCGCCGGGCACCTGGACGGCTTCGTCCGGGCGGTCCGCGAGGCCGGCATCCCGGTGGGCATCAGCCAGGCGGTCGACGCCGCGGAGATCCTCACCGTCGTCGATCTGCTCGACCGCGAGCAGCTGCGCCACGGCCTGGCGGCCGTGCTGCTCCAGCGGGCCGCCCAGCGCGATGCCTACGACGTCCTGTTCGACCTGTGGTGGCCGCTCGGCGATCGTCCGGTGCCCGCCCCCGGGGACGGCGACGGCCCGGGGGAGCCCGGGCAGTCCACGCTCGACGTCCCCGACAACGCCGCCCTCGCCGCGCAGCTGCGGGCCGAGCTGCTCGAGCTCCTGCAGGACGGCGATCCCGAGGCGCTGCGCCGGTTCGCCCGCGACGCCGTCGACCAGCTGGGGCAGGGGCAGCCGACCCCGTCGGGGCAGTCGTACTTCAGCTATCGGGTCATGCGGGCGCTCTCGCCGGACACGCTCGTGGCGCAGCTGCTCGCCGGGCTGCTCGGCGACGCCGGCCGCGGCGGGCTGGCCGAGCAGGTGGCCCGGCAGACCGTCCGCGACCGGCTGGCGGCCTTCCGCGCCGCGGTCGAGGCCGACGTGCGACGGCGGACGGCGGTGGAGAAGGGCCGCGACCGGGTCGCCAAGAACGCGGTGCGCCCGCTGGCCGACCAGGTCGACTTCCTCCGCGCCCAGGCCGCCGACCTCGCCGAGCTGCGCCGGGCGGTCGCACCGCTGGCCCGCCGGCTCGCCGTCCGCCTCTCCGCCCGCCGGCGGCTGGGCCGCCAGGGCCGGCTGGACTTCCGCAAGACCGTGCGGGCCTCGCTCGGCACCGGGGGCGTCCCGGTGGTCACCCACCACCGGCCGCGCAAGGTGCACAAGCCCGAGCTCGTCGTGCTCTGCGACGTGAGCGGCTCGGTGGCCGGGTTCAGCCACTTCACCCTCATGCTCACCCAGGCGCTGCGGGAGCACTTCACGGGCGTGCGGGCCTTCGCGTTCGTGGACTCCACCGACGAGGTCACCCGGTTCTTCCGGCCCGGGGTGGACGTCGCCGACGCCATCGGGCGCATCGGCCGGGAGGCCCAGGTGGTCGGCTTCGACGGGCACAGCGACTACGGCACCGCGTTCGAGGTGTTCGCCGACCGCTGGGCTTCGGCGGTGGGCCCGAAGACGTCCCTGCTCGTGCTCGGCGACGGGCGGACCAACTACCGGCCGCCGGGCATCCCCGTGCTCGCCGGACTGGTCTCCACGGCCCGGTCCGCGCACTGGCTCAACCCGGAGCCGCAGCGGCTGTGGGGGAGCGGCGACTCCGCGGCGGACCTTTACGGGGAGGTCATCGACATGGTCGAGTGCCGCAACGCCGCCCAGTTGGCAGACTTCGTCACGACGCTCTGA
- a CDS encoding helix-hairpin-helix domain-containing protein yields the protein MRLPLRRDDAADVIRARLRAVLAEPRASSGGWLPGDEDEDEPARSWPGDDRVTVPVDAGEGPERPGGVGRHRAPGTTVRWDPGRPGTRAVWVAALAGVLLLVGWTWWERPRVEPAAAATEVPGTSPGEPASSPTAPGPTAETSETASAVVVSVVGRVARPGLVTLAAGARVADAVAAAGGLLPDADPASVNLAAPVSDGQQIAVEVPGAVSGGAPAGGAPGGGSAGGRIDLNTAGVAELDALPGIGPVLAQRIVDHRSTIGGFRSVEELDDVPGIGPVIAAELAELVGV from the coding sequence GTGCGCCTTCCTCTTCGCCGCGACGACGCCGCCGACGTCATCCGCGCCCGTCTGCGGGCCGTCCTGGCCGAGCCTCGCGCGTCCTCGGGCGGGTGGCTGCCCGGGGACGAGGACGAGGACGAGCCCGCGCGCTCGTGGCCGGGTGACGACCGGGTCACCGTGCCGGTGGACGCCGGGGAGGGCCCCGAGCGGCCGGGAGGGGTGGGCCGGCACCGGGCACCCGGCACGACGGTGCGGTGGGATCCCGGCCGCCCGGGCACGCGTGCGGTCTGGGTGGCCGCGCTGGCGGGGGTGCTGCTCCTGGTCGGCTGGACGTGGTGGGAGCGGCCCCGGGTCGAGCCCGCGGCGGCCGCGACGGAGGTGCCGGGCACATCGCCCGGCGAGCCGGCGTCCTCTCCGACGGCACCCGGGCCGACTGCCGAGACGTCCGAGACGGCGTCGGCGGTGGTGGTCTCCGTGGTGGGGCGGGTGGCGCGTCCCGGGCTGGTGACGCTGGCCGCCGGGGCGCGGGTCGCCGACGCGGTCGCCGCGGCCGGGGGGCTGCTGCCCGACGCGGACCCCGCCTCGGTGAACCTGGCCGCCCCGGTGTCCGACGGGCAGCAGATCGCCGTGGAGGTGCCCGGGGCGGTATCGGGCGGTGCACCGGCCGGCGGCGCTCCCGGCGGGGGGTCCGCCGGCGGCCGGATCGACCTGAACACCGCCGGGGTGGCCGAACTCGACGCGCTGCCCGGCATCGGCCCCGTCCTCGCGCAGCGGATCGTCGACCACCGCAGCACCATCGGCGGCTTCCGCAGCGTCGAGGAGCTCGACGACGTCCCGGGCATCGGCCCGGTCATCGCCGCCGAGCTCGCCGAGCTGGTGGGCGTGTGA
- a CDS encoding MoxR family ATPase: MSRPPSQTPNFSSVADVSKRLSTAGYLPDTQIATTVFLADRLGKPLLVEGPAGTGKTELAKALAAATGSELIRLQCYEGLDEARALYEWNYKKQLLRIQASQAGDGADWNTVHDDIFGEEFLLSRPLLTAIRRTEPTVLLVDETDKADVEVEGLLLEVLSDFQVTIPELGTITATRRPIVVLTSNATRELSEALKRRCLYLALDYPTAEREREIVLSRVPDLAPGLADQLVRTVRALRGLELKKSPSISETLDWAQTLLELGLDTLDEPAMASTLGVVLKHASDQTRAAAELRLN, encoded by the coding sequence ATGTCCCGCCCGCCGTCGCAGACGCCTAATTTTTCGTCGGTCGCGGACGTCAGCAAGCGGCTGTCGACCGCGGGCTACCTGCCCGACACGCAGATCGCGACGACGGTCTTCCTCGCCGACCGGCTGGGCAAGCCGCTGCTGGTCGAGGGCCCCGCGGGCACCGGCAAGACCGAGCTGGCCAAGGCGCTGGCGGCGGCCACCGGGTCGGAGCTCATCCGGCTGCAGTGCTACGAGGGCCTGGACGAGGCCCGCGCGCTCTACGAGTGGAACTACAAGAAGCAGCTGCTGCGCATCCAGGCCTCGCAGGCCGGTGACGGGGCGGACTGGAACACCGTCCACGACGACATCTTCGGCGAGGAGTTCCTCCTCTCCCGGCCGCTGCTGACCGCCATCCGCCGGACCGAGCCCACCGTGCTGCTCGTCGACGAGACCGACAAGGCCGACGTCGAGGTCGAGGGGCTGCTCCTGGAGGTGCTGAGCGACTTCCAGGTGACCATTCCCGAGCTCGGCACGATCACCGCGACCCGCCGGCCGATCGTCGTCCTCACCTCCAACGCCACCCGTGAGCTGTCCGAAGCGCTGAAGCGGCGCTGCCTGTACCTGGCGCTGGACTACCCGACCGCCGAACGGGAGCGGGAGATCGTGCTCTCGCGCGTGCCCGATCTCGCCCCCGGGCTGGCCGACCAGCTGGTGCGCACGGTACGGGCGCTGCGCGGGCTGGAGTTGAAGAAGTCGCCGTCGATCTCCGAGACCCTCGACTGGGCCCAGACGCTGCTCGAGCTGGGCCTGGACACCCTCGACGAGCCGGCGATGGCCTCGACGCTCGGGGTGGTGCTCAAGCACGCCAGCGACCAGACCCGGGCCGCGGCCGAGCTGCGGCTGAACTGA
- a CDS encoding histidine phosphatase family protein, with protein sequence MTPPALPELPVTRLVVWRHGRTAWNAAGRFQGQLDPPLDDVGRAQAHHAAPHLVASAGLAGRSTAVVSSDLVRAADTARELTSLLGVPLQLDPRLREHGMGSWEGLTRDEVADRFPEQYADWLAGGPVRGRGGEETAAVAERVLAALLDVPPVEVAVVVTHGGTSGRLIERLLELGPQHRRVFGPLGNCAWSELAHQSGRWRLVRHNSSAGPLPEGLAVPPAERLRTDRPAGAPTDAGAGPAQDADAVG encoded by the coding sequence GTGACCCCACCGGCCCTGCCCGAGCTGCCGGTGACCCGACTGGTCGTCTGGCGGCACGGGCGGACCGCGTGGAACGCGGCGGGACGCTTCCAGGGGCAACTGGACCCGCCGCTGGACGACGTCGGGCGCGCCCAGGCCCACCACGCCGCACCGCACCTCGTGGCGTCGGCCGGCCTGGCGGGGCGGTCCACCGCGGTGGTGTCCAGCGACCTCGTGCGCGCCGCCGACACCGCGCGGGAGCTGACCTCCCTGCTGGGGGTGCCGCTGCAGCTGGACCCCCGGCTGCGCGAGCACGGCATGGGCAGCTGGGAGGGCCTCACCCGCGACGAGGTGGCCGACCGCTTCCCCGAGCAGTACGCCGACTGGCTGGCCGGTGGGCCGGTGCGCGGACGCGGCGGCGAGGAGACCGCGGCGGTCGCCGAGCGGGTGCTCGCCGCGCTGCTCGACGTGCCCCCGGTCGAGGTGGCGGTCGTGGTGACCCACGGCGGGACGAGCGGTCGGTTGATCGAGCGGCTGCTGGAGTTGGGCCCCCAGCACCGGCGCGTGTTCGGCCCGCTGGGCAACTGCGCCTGGAGCGAGCTGGCCCACCAGAGCGGCCGGTGGCGGCTGGTGCGGCACAACTCCTCGGCCGGTCCGCTGCCCGAGGGGCTCGCCGTTCCGCCGGCGGAGCGGCTGCGGACCGATCGCCCGGCGGGTGCCCCGACCGACGCCGGCGCCGGGCCGGCGCAGGACGCCGACGCCGTCGGCTGA
- a CDS encoding ComEC/Rec2 family competence protein: MSGPHPPPDRWRWLDLRLWPLAAAIWAVGLAAPFLAPPVLFVLAVTALGSAAVLARARSAGAAVVLVVLAGVAASSVVAAARGAVRDASPLRAAATTGGAAEVTLTVRSDPRALAGPGAPRVVLDADVIAFADDAGLHRLDDAVLVFAPAEGWTGLLPGQEVRVRAGLALPEAGRDLVAVLSARGPPDRLASAGAGQRAAGALRDSLVAASTRLLGERAGGLLPGLVVGDTRAMDPFLEEEFRRAGLAHLTAVSGANVAIVVAGVLRPLRRRAVDRRVQALIALLALVAFVVLARPSASVLRAAAMGAITLVALASGRPRAALPALGAAVTVLILVEPRLARDPGFALSVVATAAIVLLAPGWARRLRGHGWPALVADAVAVSVAAGLATAPLLAGLTGTVSLVSVPANLLAAPAVAPATVLGLLAAPAVLAAPWLGDLLVGLAGWPVRWIVGVAERAAGAPDAVAGWPAGTLGAALLTGLLLGAVWALWRFPRLRPLGLAALVGLVVVGWPVRQQLDGWPPAGAVLVACDVGQGDGLVLPVGNGRGVLLDAGPDVALIDRCLDRLGIDHLPLVLLSHLDADHVGGLAGALGGRTVGVVATGTLSPADDRAPVVDALLRRAGGERTVLVPGDRRSVAGVDLEVLAPDPRRATAAADPNGLSLVVRATVRGLRLLLTGDIGADEEAALLRAGVDLRADVLKVPHHGSGDADAAFLAATGARTALISVAADNTYGHPAPRLLGWLAEAGMRAYRTDRAGDLAVVGRAGDWGVAARGKQAGVSAGAADAPAVAVPAGPRTVTRNGRRRVAPCSSACRCRRAHVSPARGDRRGGAAPVPGRRRGAHRRPRPPPRRGGPRARRPGAAPGAAGRRAGAVAVR, from the coding sequence GTGAGCGGACCGCATCCGCCGCCCGACCGGTGGCGGTGGCTGGACCTGCGGCTGTGGCCGCTCGCCGCGGCGATCTGGGCGGTGGGCCTGGCCGCCCCGTTCCTCGCACCTCCGGTCCTCTTCGTCCTGGCGGTCACCGCCCTGGGCTCGGCGGCGGTGCTCGCGCGTGCCCGGAGCGCCGGAGCCGCCGTCGTGCTGGTCGTCCTCGCCGGGGTCGCGGCCTCCTCCGTCGTCGCGGCGGCGCGGGGAGCCGTCCGTGACGCCTCGCCGCTGCGGGCCGCGGCCACGACCGGAGGAGCGGCCGAGGTGACGTTGACCGTGCGCAGCGACCCACGGGCACTGGCCGGTCCGGGCGCCCCGCGGGTGGTCCTCGACGCCGACGTCATCGCGTTCGCCGACGACGCCGGGCTCCACCGGCTGGACGACGCCGTCCTCGTCTTCGCGCCGGCCGAGGGCTGGACCGGGCTGCTCCCCGGCCAGGAGGTCAGGGTGCGGGCCGGCCTCGCGCTGCCGGAGGCCGGCCGGGATCTGGTCGCGGTGCTGTCGGCGCGCGGCCCACCGGATCGCCTCGCGTCCGCCGGAGCGGGCCAGCGGGCGGCCGGCGCGCTGCGCGACTCGCTCGTCGCCGCCTCGACCCGGCTGCTCGGCGAGCGCGCCGGTGGGTTGCTGCCGGGCCTGGTGGTCGGCGACACCCGCGCCATGGACCCGTTCCTGGAGGAGGAGTTCCGGCGTGCCGGGCTGGCCCACCTGACCGCCGTCTCCGGAGCCAACGTGGCGATCGTGGTCGCCGGCGTCCTCCGGCCGTTGCGGCGCCGCGCCGTCGACCGGCGGGTGCAGGCCCTCATCGCCTTGCTCGCGTTGGTCGCCTTCGTGGTGCTGGCCCGGCCGAGCGCCAGCGTGCTGCGGGCCGCCGCGATGGGCGCGATCACGCTCGTCGCGCTCGCCTCCGGACGGCCACGGGCGGCGCTGCCGGCCCTCGGGGCAGCGGTGACGGTGCTCATCCTGGTCGAGCCCCGGCTGGCGCGCGATCCCGGATTCGCGCTGTCGGTGGTCGCGACCGCGGCGATCGTGCTGCTGGCACCGGGATGGGCACGACGCCTGCGCGGGCACGGCTGGCCGGCACTGGTGGCCGATGCCGTCGCTGTGAGCGTGGCCGCCGGCCTCGCCACGGCTCCGCTCCTCGCCGGCCTGACCGGGACGGTGAGCCTGGTGTCCGTGCCGGCCAACCTGCTGGCCGCCCCCGCCGTGGCGCCGGCCACCGTCCTCGGGCTGCTGGCGGCGCCCGCGGTCCTGGCCGCGCCCTGGCTCGGTGACCTCCTCGTCGGCCTCGCCGGGTGGCCGGTGCGCTGGATCGTCGGAGTCGCCGAGCGCGCGGCGGGGGCACCCGACGCGGTCGCCGGGTGGCCGGCCGGGACGCTCGGGGCCGCGCTGCTCACCGGCCTCCTGCTGGGCGCTGTCTGGGCGCTGTGGCGGTTTCCCCGGCTGCGCCCGCTGGGGCTGGCCGCGCTGGTCGGGCTGGTGGTCGTGGGCTGGCCGGTGCGCCAGCAGCTGGACGGCTGGCCGCCGGCCGGAGCGGTGCTCGTCGCCTGCGACGTGGGGCAGGGCGACGGGCTGGTGCTGCCCGTGGGGAACGGGCGGGGGGTCCTCCTCGACGCCGGCCCGGACGTCGCCCTCATCGACCGGTGCCTCGACCGGCTGGGCATCGACCACCTTCCTCTCGTGCTGCTCTCGCACCTGGACGCCGACCACGTCGGCGGCCTGGCCGGCGCCCTGGGGGGTCGCACCGTGGGGGTGGTGGCCACCGGCACCCTGTCGCCGGCCGACGACCGCGCACCGGTGGTCGACGCGCTGCTCCGCCGTGCCGGCGGGGAGCGGACGGTGCTGGTGCCGGGGGACCGGCGCTCCGTGGCCGGCGTCGACCTGGAGGTGCTCGCTCCGGACCCCCGGCGCGCGACCGCCGCGGCCGACCCCAACGGGCTGTCGCTGGTCGTCCGCGCCACGGTGCGGGGCCTGAGGCTGCTGCTCACCGGCGACATCGGCGCCGACGAGGAGGCCGCGCTGCTGCGCGCGGGCGTCGACCTGCGCGCCGACGTGCTCAAGGTGCCGCACCACGGCAGCGGGGACGCCGACGCCGCCTTCCTGGCCGCCACGGGAGCGCGGACGGCCCTGATCTCGGTGGCCGCGGACAACACGTACGGGCATCCGGCGCCCCGGCTGCTCGGCTGGCTGGCCGAGGCCGGCATGCGGGCGTACCGCACCGACCGGGCCGGCGACCTGGCGGTCGTGGGCCGGGCGGGGGACTGGGGCGTCGCGGCGCGGGGGAAGCAGGCCGGCGTCTCCGCCGGCGCGGCCGACGCACCCGCCGTGGCGGTGCCCGCGGGGCCCCGGACGGTCACCCGGAACGGTCGGCGGCGCGTGGCACCATGCAGCAGTGCCTGCCGCTGCCGTCGAGCCCACGTCTCGCCTGCGCGTGGTGATCGGCGAGGAGGAGCTGCTCCGGTCCCGGGCCGTCGGCGCGGTGCGCACCGCCGTCCTCGGCCGCCACCCCGACGCGGAGGTCCACGAGCTCGCCGCCCTGGGGCTGCCCCTGGGGCAGCTGGCCGACGTGCTGGCGCCGTCGCTGTTCGGTGA